The DNA sequence ACTGCGCGGCTGCTGCTGTCTCGGCGGCGGCGGGCTCTGCCAATCTTGCTGCCTTCGCACCACCGGCGACCTCGTGCAGCACATGCCGTTCTTCGGCACGACGCACGGCTACTACTACTTCCGTCCGTACCATGTGATGCACGTCTTCTCGCAACAAGAGTTGGCGACCCGCTGGGGCGGCGATCCGCGGAATCCGTACGACAACACGATGTTCCAACGGACCTACGAAGCGATGGGGGTCGATGCGGCCACGCAAAAGGCTCGCGAAGAAGCCGCGGCGAAAGCGAAAGCCGCCGGACTCGCCGACCCGCCGGTTACCATTCCGGACTACACCGCTCCCGGCCACACGATCCCGACTCCGCTGCCGGGCAACTACCAAGGAACGATGCCTTATGGCGCCGGCCAGTTCGCCCCGGGAAGCGTGCAGCAGGGCAATATGTATCCTCAAGGGGGCGGCTTCCCAGGAGGCGCCATTCCGCAAGGCGCGATGCCGAACGTCCCGGGCCCATCGATCGAATACGTGCCGAATCGCTAAGAGTGCGGCATACATTGTCCGAGGCGAGCGGGGGCAGTCATGACCCCGTTTCTGCGCACGTCGGAGACGTTTTCCGCTTCGCGCACCGTTAGCTGAAGTAAACCTTCTCGGCGGTCTTCGTCAGCAAGTGCTTCCGATCGTCGGCGCTGAGAAAGTCGAGCCGCTTCAAGACGAGGTCGACCGAATCGCGGTAGTTGTGTTCCGTCGTGATCTGGAACGGGCAATCGCTGGCCCACATCAAACGCTGCGGCCCGAACGTCTCGCAGAGGAGTCGGATCATCGGCCCGAGATCGAGATAGGGGGGCATCTTCTTGCCGAGCGCGTAGAAGGCCGAAACCTTCACGTAGGTGTGCTTGTGTCGCGCGAGGCGGCAGAGCTGCGCGAGCTCGGAATCGGCGATCGTGCCCGTCGCTCCGATCCGTGCGAAGTGGTCGATCACGACCGGCGTCTCGGGAAACTTCTCGCAGAGCTTGTCGACCGTCGGGAGCGCGTTCGGATTGATCAGCAAGCACATCTTGAGGTCGTCGTCGGCACCGGCGCGCCACATTGCATCCATGCTCGGCGAGTTGAAGTACGACTCCGGCGGCGCATCGCCCGGCGCGAGTCGGAAGCCGCGGACCCCTTGCTTCGCGAGCTCGCGCATCTTCGCGGCGACGTCGGGCTGTTCCCGATCGATCACGGCGACTCCGGAAAACACGCCGGGATGCTCGCGCATGCAGTCGAGCATGTAGGAGTTGTCGTACTTATAGAAGCTCATCTGGATCAGCGTGATCCGGTTCACGCCGCACGGCTTGGCATGGGCCAAGAGCTCGGCGGGCGTGAACGACGCCGGCTTCATATCCGCAGGCTTGAAGCCCGGCGCGAGCGGATACTTC is a window from the Planctomycetia bacterium genome containing:
- a CDS encoding amidohydrolase family protein, which encodes MNIRAEESASEEPRFTRRDALRAVGAGALGLAAAGLGTDAAAQPPKPSATGTAAKATTTTSGAKPLDGFIDAHVHVWTPDVKKYPLAPGFKPADMKPASFTPAELLAHAKPCGVNRITLIQMSFYKYDNSYMLDCMREHPGVFSGVAVIDREQPDVAAKMRELAKQGVRGFRLAPGDAPPESYFNSPSMDAMWRAGADDDLKMCLLINPNALPTVDKLCEKFPETPVVIDHFARIGATGTIADSELAQLCRLARHKHTYVKVSAFYALGKKMPPYLDLGPMIRLLCETFGPQRLMWASDCPFQITTEHNYRDSVDLVLKRLDFLSADDRKHLLTKTAEKVYFS